From a region of the Candidatus Brocadia sp. genome:
- a CDS encoding glycosyltransferase has protein sequence MELAPISLFVYNRLWHTQQTIEALKKNYLASESELIIFSDGPKSEADRENVLMVRNYAKTISGFKNVTIIERELNFGLAQSIIKGVTEVVGKYGRIIVLEDDMVTSTFFLKFMNESLEFYRDKEKVISIHGYIYPVKIELPETFFLRGADCWGWATWKRGWDLFEADGRKLLDEIKRSGLQKKFDIKGAYPYSEMLKDQINGKNDSWAIRWYASAFVKDRLTLYPGRSLIRNIGTDGSGTHCGMIGVYDTYVSVSSVRTGNIRIEENCHALREVEKYFKSIGPDIMGRLKGILVKVFK, from the coding sequence GTGGAATTAGCTCCAATATCATTGTTTGTTTACAATCGCCTGTGGCATACACAACAAACCATTGAGGCATTGAAAAAAAATTATCTTGCTTCAGAAAGTGAACTTATCATATTTTCAGATGGTCCAAAATCCGAAGCCGATAGAGAAAATGTATTAATGGTGAGAAATTATGCTAAAACAATTTCTGGCTTTAAAAACGTGACAATTATAGAAAGAGAACTTAATTTTGGATTGGCCCAGTCTATTATTAAAGGAGTTACAGAAGTTGTAGGCAAATATGGGAGAATAATTGTATTGGAAGATGATATGGTAACGTCGACTTTTTTTTTAAAATTTATGAATGAGTCTCTGGAATTTTATAGAGATAAAGAAAAAGTCATAAGTATACATGGGTACATTTATCCTGTAAAAATCGAGCTTCCTGAAACGTTCTTTTTGAGAGGTGCGGACTGTTGGGGATGGGCTACATGGAAACGGGGATGGGATTTATTCGAGGCTGATGGACGGAAACTTTTGGATGAAATAAAAAGGTCTGGACTGCAAAAGAAGTTTGATATTAAGGGGGCATACCCTTATTCAGAAATGCTTAAAGATCAGATTAATGGGAAAAATGATTCCTGGGCAATCAGGTGGTATGCATCGGCTTTTGTAAAAGACAGGCTGACCTTGTATCCGGGAAGATCGTTAATACGCAATATAGGAACCGATGGCAGCGGGACTCACTGTGGGATGATAGGTGTATACGACACATATGTTTCCGTGTCGTCTGTTAGAACAGGGAATATTCGGATTGAAGAGAACTGTCATGCTTTAAGAGAAGTAGAAAAATATTTTAAGTCCATAGGACCTGATATTATGGGTCGTCTGAAGGGCATTCTTGTTAAGGT